From a single Lolium rigidum isolate FL_2022 chromosome 7, APGP_CSIRO_Lrig_0.1, whole genome shotgun sequence genomic region:
- the LOC124672698 gene encoding guanylate kinase 2, chloroplastic/mitochondrial-like produces the protein MLLSRRFSSALARSPFLARCPLPPRPPPTSRTLPRRLMSSSSSGWHHSSHPPPPPPPPPRSFSDKDQLFRGLEAALGTTFTADPLAPPPDPMILVISGPSGVGKDAVIKRLQEEREEIHFVVTATSRAIRPGEVDGKDYHFVTKEEFLTMIERQELLEYALVYGEYKGIPKQQIRDYMAKGHDIVLRVDIQGAATLKHILGESAIFIFLVAESEEALVKRLIHRKTETPDMLLVRIATAREEVRRMKHFDYVVVNAEGKLEDAVKQVESIIDAEKAKVHRRSVKI, from the exons ATGCTTCTCTCCCGGAGGTTCTCCTCCGCCCTCGCCCGCTCCCCCTTCCTCGCGAGGTGCCCCCTTCCACCACGGCCTCCTCCGACCTCCCGCACCCTGCCACGCCGCCtcatgtcctcctcgtcgtccgggTGGCACCACTCTTCccatcccccgccgccgccccctccgccgccgcggtcCTTCTCCGACAAG GACCAGCTGTTCCGGGGGCTGGAGGCGGCGCTGGGCACGACGTTCACCGCCGACCCTCTGGCGCCTCCCCCGGACCCGATGATCCTCGTCATCAGTGGCCCCAGCGGCGTCGGCAAGGATGCCGTCATCAAG AGGCTGCAAGAGGAGAGGGAGGAGATCCACTTTGTCGTCACCGCGACGAGCAGGGCGATTCGGCCGGGTGAGGTTGACGGGAAGGACTATCACTTCGTCACCAAAGAGGAATTCCTCACCATGATTGAGAGGCAGGAGTTGCTTGAGTATGCGCTCGTTTACGGGGAGTACAAGGGGATCCCCAAGCAGCAG ATCCGTGATTACatggccaaaggacatgacattgTCTTGAGAGTGGACATTCAAGGAGCAGCAACTTTGAAACACATACTCGGCGAGTCTGCGATTTTCATCTTTCTAGTTGCAGAGAGCGAAGAGGCGCTTGTCAAAAGGCTAATTCACCGTAAAACAGAAACACCAGATATGCTTCTTGTTAGAATTGCAACAGCCAGAGAAGAGGTGAGGCGGATGAAACATTTTGACTACGTAGTTGTCAATGCTGAAGGCAAGCTTGAGGATGCTGTTAAACAGGTGGAGTCTATCATTGATGCTGAGAAGGCAAAAGTTCACAGGCGTAGTGTCAAAATCTAG